The following are from one region of the Candidatus Atribacteria bacterium ADurb.Bin276 genome:
- the crnA gene encoding Creatinine amidohydrolase: MSKKVYHPEMTYTIFKEGKFNKAIFGVGSAENHGFHLPFGNDTLVSHAIAMAVAQKVDGMLVLPPVNVGVSHHYDDFLFTLTLRPEVLVEVLKDMLNSTIRQGINRIIIINGHDGNIAPIEIAARSVKVANPEAFIASLDAWWVKAGELLPQDTFEVWNGLGHAGEGETSMSLYLFPELCQPEEAQGVVPDLPEGLDIKWKFNEITPYGATGDPTKGTAEKGEKMFNALVDYIVKSIQDLEKNQWKYGVMMKM; the protein is encoded by the coding sequence ATGTCAAAAAAAGTATATCATCCAGAGATGACCTATACCATTTTTAAAGAAGGAAAATTTAACAAAGCTATTTTTGGGGTGGGATCGGCAGAAAATCACGGATTTCACCTTCCTTTTGGTAATGATACCTTAGTATCTCATGCGATTGCTATGGCAGTTGCCCAAAAAGTTGATGGCATGTTAGTTCTTCCTCCGGTGAATGTTGGAGTAAGCCACCATTATGATGATTTTCTCTTTACTTTAACCCTCCGACCCGAGGTTTTGGTTGAGGTTTTGAAAGACATGCTCAATTCTACTATTCGCCAGGGAATCAATCGGATTATTATCATTAATGGTCATGATGGAAATATTGCTCCGATTGAAATTGCTGCACGTTCAGTGAAAGTAGCTAATCCAGAAGCTTTTATCGCTTCTTTAGATGCCTGGTGGGTTAAGGCTGGAGAATTATTACCTCAAGATACTTTTGAGGTCTGGAATGGACTGGGTCACGCCGGGGAAGGAGAGACATCAATGTCTCTGTATCTTTTCCCAGAATTATGCCAACCGGAAGAAGCACAGGGAGTGGTTCCTGATCTGCCGGAAGGATTGGACATAAAATGGAAATTTAATGAAATAACACCTTATGGAGCAACTGGTGATCCGACCAAAGGAACCGCAGAAAAAGGGGAAAAGATGTTTAATGCTTTGGTGGATTATATTGTGAAATCGATTCAAGATTTAGAAAAGAATCAGTGGAAATATGGCGTCATGATGAAAATGTAG